The Medicago truncatula cultivar Jemalong A17 chromosome 7, MtrunA17r5.0-ANR, whole genome shotgun sequence genome includes the window CATTGACACACAAAATGAgacaaatctaaaataaaaaatccatatATAAACCAATCAATCAATATGCATAGAATAACAAAATGGGCAAGAGTGAAACCTGATGATCAGTTCTTGGATCAGTGAGGATAAGAAGCCTAGGCTCACTGAAAGAAACTTGCATCTGATTTGTGAATGTACCAGGAGTGTGTCTTCCAGCAATAGCATTGGCACCAGTATACTGAGCAAATTTGAGAACAGCTCTCTGCCCATAAGGTCTAGCAGATTGAACAATGATATCTTGTGGGTTTTCAATTGCAACAATAACACGAGCAGCGAGTTGAAGCTTTTCCCATGTTTTTCCGAGATTTATAATATAAATCCCTAAGCAAGTAAATAAACAAATTCACacataaaaaagattaatttttaactacattttagtgaaatttgataatttagGGGTTGGAAAATGGAATGTTACCATCGTTGCGGCGCTTGAAGATGTATCTTTCCATCTGAAAGTCGCAGTTTTTAGTACCGAGATGGACATCGGCGGCAAGCATCATCTGGATATCAGCTTCTTTCTGAGAGAGTTGACGAGGGGCAGCCATGGTGGCGGAAGTAGCAGAGTGTGGTTGAGATTAGGGTTATGAAGCACTTCAACAGTTGGGGATAGAAAGAGCTCTGTGAGAGTAGGAAGAAATGAAACTGGGTGGGTAGGGTTTTTATGTTCTTGGTTGGTGGTAAAATCCGGCCCAACACTAATATTGGGCCCTTAAAACTAAAACCCAAAATATGGAGGAAATTACTCTTCTCGGTTACAAACTTTCTCCAACACACCCCAAAATTACCCCATTTACTCCAACAACAATTAATTGTAGTTCGATAATACTTTTTAAATCGGTTAAACTGATTTCAAAATTGGTGGAACCGATCTTAAAAATGCTGAACGCCATTAACTGAAGAGCCGAACAATAATTTAAGTGTCACTCGACCGACATCagttcaaaaaaagaaaatttaagaaGTGAGAAGAGTAACTTTTAAATatggattcatttttaaatctatttttcttttggttgtAAACTAAGTATACATGATCATATGTCCGCTTTTCTATTGCGCTTAATTTTTTTGAGAGTTTCTATTGTGCTTGATTGTATATCTATATTATCGCATATGGTTATACCTATACATTTTGTAGCATATACCACACTTATATTAtggtaaataaatcaaattaaccTCTCTTCAAAGTGTAACTGTTCCCCTTTTTTGATTCACAAAAAAAAGTTGTTCCGTTTTTTAATTAGATATTGTTCTTTATATGTATTGTTCCGTTCATATTGTTCATAGTCCAAAACTAATGTATTTCGTTTATACATCAAGTATTAACTCAGCGACAAAAACTTGACACTGTAACATCAACCATTGAATTTCAAATCTCATCAATGACAAAAACTggttttaaaaagtgatttagTTTAAAACTGTTTGAAATGGTTCAGTCTAAAATATGGTTAGATGCAGTTTGGTTCATAGTTTGGTGCAGTTAACCGAAATATTTGAACAGTAGAAGACTTGGTGTCTGTTTCAATTAATGTGACTTTTGGCAAAATGAAATTGTTACATGTATTTTGGCAAAAGCTACGCTTTaaactttcaacaaaataaagatGGCACCATACTTTCAACAAACTCGCCGCGTATATTAGAATTTCCTCTAAAATCAATATTAGAAACGtttgtgttttaaaaattaacGTTGACACAAGTTATAAGGCtgaaacacacatataaaagaCGCAAATACCCCTCAGCAGTTAATTGCCGTAGATTTCATTATTCCTAGCTGCCGAAGTtttttcggcagttaactgcagccagTTTGATTACTTTAGTAGCAATTTCGCATGCACATGGTAGTccgtaagatgtcctttgaacacaaccacaaatttccTTGTCCATGCATAATGTTCCCCTATAACATGActcttccaaagcaatgttgtccaaagcatATCAACCTAACCAggagtacaaagtgacatctttgaatctatgttccaatACGGTGACGCTTTGACCAAATGTTGTTTGTATCGCAGTGAACTGAAGCACcaacatgtcatgtattttctcccaacaagaTACTAAAACATGAGTCGATTCTACCCTGTTGGTAGTTCTACAACCAAGATGCAACGCATGGTCTGTCCATGCCCTCGctattttctccttcacttcattcaaggCGGTCATGGCATACTTTAGGAAAAGCGGGAAATCACTACAAACATCTTggaactccactaatgcatttgcatataactCTTGAGTGGGCGATTCAACCATAACTTTCCATGCattcattatcttcttcacaCCATCGCGAGGTttcacctctttcccatccttttttCCCAAAAGATATTTACAATCTAAGATGCAtctttgtttaacatttgcttgcacatgaaaataacaattcattgcataactttcGGGGAAAACATTTCcaaccgctttcatcaaagacatatccctGCTAGTGACAATCACCTTAAGCATATTCATCTTTAACGtaagaagtttacgcaacatttttaaaacccaaacaaagtttttatctttctcatatgtcacaaatccaaacccaaccgaatatgtcaaatcggtcGAAAGTGACCCaaactacctcaaacattggcatctTGTACACGTTGGTTTTGTaggtggagtccataaccaaaaccattggaaaattgttaaacaacttaacggatgttggatgagcccaaaagaTATTTTCAATTGTAGTACTTTCACTTTGTGTTCTTGTGaaataagtatagttgtgctcATTCAACTTCGAGATAGATattgcaacggcttcttgtcacctctatttgccttccatatttgctgacgttcattgtacacttgcttgatatttgtcatgcaatgtggtcttttgttcttcaaatttatcaaaatatttcttggaagcatcttgcacttggtcaagtcacgtacaatcttcttttcgtcctcctttaatctaccggTAAGAATGTGTCATTCTAAAGCTGGCTCCTTcgcatggttgtgaactccattaagaatgttcaatccccattcctttgtttgTCTACTAAGATATCCACTAACCATGAACAAACACCCACATTTTCTTAAGCCCATTGACTCATGCTTCGTTTTTTTCCGGCACTTTATGAgctccactcctttcacacactagtCGCAACAATAGATTGATCAAACTTGATCTTTGTCTAACAAttgtaaatcccgccttatCTGCTTGACGACGTGCTcactcaagcaaatcttctctATCTTTCCACTTAACGTCGTATGAAAAAACTAGCCGTGTCAACTTCGTCGGCATGAAGTGGGAGGACACCGGAGTCGACATATTTagaagcttcaacatggacggaagctccatcaatgtttggtttgacttcagccttaggcggtttgacatctccgaaaatttcgacaaaatttggttttgtgTAGGGGGGCAGGTGGCCTGTTTGATCTGATGAAACATTTTCTCGCAGTTAAATGCTGAAGGGCAATTTAAtcttttacttgtgtttttcaGCCTTAGCAAATGTGCATACAAcgattttcttgtgtttttaaGAATGAAAAGCCCAgcccaataaaaaaaacatatagaaaaGCCCAATAGGAAACCCTAGGTTTTTCTCATACATAAAAAACAAGATATAACCCCATTTCATATCAGACAGTGAAGGGTTAGAAGAGGTTCGGCTGCGACGCAGAAACCCTAGAAGGAGAAGAAAGATGCCGGCTGGTCATGGTTTGAGATCTCGTACGAGAGACTCTTTCTCTCGTCCATTCAGGAAGAAGGGTACAATCGCCCTTGCCACTTACCTCAGAACCTATCACATCGGCGATTATGTTGATGTCAGGGTTAACGGTGCTGTACACAAGGGTATGCCTCATAAGTTCTACCACGGTCGTACTGGCCGCGTTTGGAATGTTACCAAACGTGCCATTGGCGTTGAGGTTAACAAACAAGTAAGATTCATATCTAATCTCATTTCCGAATTTTAGTTCTGTGGTTTTCTTTGCAAATGTTTTGAATCACTGTTTagagttttagggtttatgatTTTCTATGCGGAtctatgtgatttttttttacttttgtttgatgatgtttaatTACATTTTGGTTCAATAATGCTTATTTTCgttcatttcattattttaccgttagtttggtattatttttgtattgttttattttcttgttatttgttttaatttgttactTGATTTCGGGTTAGATGAGTATATtgcattatattattttgatttcaaatgaattaagtaagtattttaattttgtaaatgtaCATGTGGAATTTTTACTGTTTCATTTTCAGCAATTTAGTAGTTCACtgtatattgttttttatgCAAATTTGTGTAATCTGTACCTTTGATGTTGAAGTTAGAGaatccttttgttttgtttaattccATGTTACCTAGGTTTTCTTTGTTCATCCTGTGTATGAAGCATTGATTTGGTCAATGTAATTATAAGTTGTTATTTAGCTGGTTCATTTCATAGTGTTTGTGAGTAAGTTTAGTTTATCTAGCTATTGCTCTGCTTGTGATTTTAGTATATTGAAATATTTCTCTTTGTGGTTCAGGTGAGGAACAAGATTCTCAGGAAGAGAATCCACGTTCGAGTGGAGCATGTTATGCCTTCTAGGTGCACTGAGGAGTTCCGTTTGAGGAAGATTAAGAATGATCAACTTAAGGCTGAGGCTAAGGCAAAGGGTGAAGTCATTAGCACCAAGCGCAAGCCAGAGGGACCTAAACCTGGTTTCATGGTCGAAGGAGCTACATTGGAAACTGTTACTCCAATTCCATATGATGTGGTTAATGATCTTAAGGGAGGATACtagtcattttatttttcctaatGTTTTGTAGACTGTCTGATTTTGTTTGGAATTTTGTGAAAGCACTACAATTATGCGAAATTCAGAGTCagtttttgtgttgtttattCTGAATACATCtagattttcaaatattatcTTCATTATATCTTTTTAATAATGTGATTTATGCATATTGCGTTTAGTGGTGGCCCAGATCGTTACCATGGCCATCTTTCTTCATCTAACGAAGTAAAATGCGTTTGTTGCTTTGCTTCTGACGTGATTTTCTTCACACTAATTTACTAAATGATGTTTTAACAATACTTTATTAGAGATAGTTATTTTCTTCACTAAGTATTTCATACAAATCACTCTATTAGATTTAGTTATTTAATTCGATTTTGCtcaactattttgaaatttattaacCTAACTCCTAAGGAAATGGTGTTTGATGTTAAGATACTTAAAAGGTTTCCTttatattgatgatattgtatTTAATTTGACGGTGTCGTAAGTATACTTGGGTGAAGAAGCAAACTGTTTTGAGTTGAACAGTATTGAAATCTATGGCAAGATGTCATAAAAGAGTTTTTACTTGGTTTCTAGCATAATTCCAATTGATATATCTAACTAGATAGATAGTAGTCTGCCTGGCCATTATTTAGCTTTCTCACAAAACGTTTTgccatataaaatatatataacagcACGTTTAATGCTTCCATCGCTTTTCATCAGCAGCCTCTTGTTTGTTTCCTTGTTACGGAGAACAATGAAAGCATTATAtcatttgattaataaaaaaaattactatgttACTAGAGGGCGTCAATTTAAGTAACGAAACGAGAAATGATGAATATCAATGCTACTGAATGAGAAATGATGAAGAAACAATGCGTTATGCATACGTTGTGCAGTCCGACATAATGATAGAAACAAAATTCAACAGCAATACTTTTCAGTTGAATACCCGATGATAGTCATTGCTACTgcattttccttttaatttaacTCATAAGCCACATATAAACTTATAACCCATTAGAAATTCTACAGCGTTTTCTGTTCCTAGTGAGAGActatggaaagatgtaaaacattgagatatattttttatttgttacattaTACATTACCAGCaaattattaagatgagttaattatgtttaaggcCCCTATAAATAGGTGCGTTTTCAACATTAgtccctacttaaattttattaaatttttgatccCCAACGTTTTTATCCGTTAACGTATTTAGTCTCTGCCGTCAATTTTTGCTGATTGGGCTAACGGCGAAGAATACGTGGACGCCACTTGGATGCACTTAGACTCATTGGAATGACATGGCAAGCCACAtgtgaatataatttttttaattataaaaactaatgttatttaattttaaaaatttatatttattttactttttttgaaggaatatatttattttacttattaataaaaaattaaaaaatgttgtaaACACTAGGTACACTATACCACCGTGAATCTTCTTCTCCTCATCTTGTTCATCATCTCTTCATCCAACACCACCATATCCTTATCCTTCTTCCATTTCCTCACTACCAACAACAGTAagtcattaacaacatcaaaaacaaaagaaaaaaaaagactgaATAATAACAACactcaaaagaaaaagtaaaactcAGATCTACAAATTTGGGGATTAGTTGGATTTCTGCAAAATTTGAACATAGTCAAACACAAGACACCCATCAACCTAAACATGACATGAACCCCATCGACCTCCATCTTCAATTTCAACCCCTTTCACAACCTTTCATCTTCGTCTAAAATCGTCCGCACAACCTTGTCCGAGTGCGAGATCGAAGATCTGGTCACAAAGCTTTTCGACTTGTTCAGAAACGATGGTGATGCGGTGTAGATGGGAAATGGATTGTAGTAGTTGGTTTTGGGAAGttgttcttcttcctctcatttTTCTATTctggttttttcttcttccttttttcactCATCCAACCAACTTagtgaaattgaaattgtttcttcttcctttgttgttgttgcatcatttttttttttggtttgttctTGAGTTTTGTGTTGATAGGTGCGAATGGAGGCCACAACGGTGGAGGGGATGAAATGCATCAGTGACATGtttttttatgatgatgaacATGAAAAAGAGGATAAACAACATTGAGTtgttttttcctcaaaaaaaaaaaaaaacattgagttttttttccaattgatttatttaaataaattgattaatttttatttaacgatttttttctacatattagtttttataaaaaaattattcacatGTGGCATGCCATGTCATGTGGCATGCAATGTCATTCCAACGAGTCTAAGTGGCGTCCACGTATTCATCACCGCTAACCCAATCAGCAAAAATTGACGGCAgggaccaaatacattaacgGACAAAAACGTTGGggacaaaaaatttaataaaatttaagtagggacTAATGTTGAAAACGCGCCTATTTATAGAgaccttaaacataattaaccctattAAGATTTAGTgggttatataattttttttacaggagtCGGTGCTTATGTTGGCAAATAGAGTTTAACCCTAAAACTCCTCGGTCTAATTTGTATGTTTCTCCtccaaatcaacaacacatcaaccTTGTTATAATCTGCGGTTAATACGTGATAGGAAGCCAAAGGAGTAGGAAATAGGAGAATATGTGAGCTGCTTTCATCTTCCTACATCGACCATCAACTAATCTTTAAATTTCTTCTACGTGTATGTTTGTAAAAACAAATAGGAATGCATACACAATGCAAACACAAATGCGAACAGAAATAGGTTGATATTTATGGAGCAACATCAAAAGCTAGAATTCGAAATTGAAAAGGCAAAACTAGATCCTGTAAAAAGTGATGGCCATGTATCGGATAGGAAAGGAGAAGGTAGAAGCGAGTTTAAATCCTCTCCCACAAGCATCCTCCAACAGACAAAATGTGAGTGAAGAGAGATAGAGAAGATTGAGATAAAATGAGGCGACTAGGAGCAAGAAAATAATTAAGAGAGATGGAAATAAGATGTAGAGAGATGTAAAGAAATTTTGCGAGCATCCAAATTTGGTAGAAACACCTTCAAAATTGAGTTCCAGGCCTCATAACAAGCTTCTTCCTTGAGCAATTATTCTTTTCTTTGCAGTTACTCTATtaccttttattgaaataacaGACTAAATATTGGCAACTGCTTGAAATAAGATAATAATGTTTACATTCACAGTGAAATTCTGAGAAGATATTGGCAACTTTTCAGTTCCGACTGACCATCAAGAGGAGGACACATTTCACTAACATTTACACCGGTAAGGCTAGCAATCTTTAATTAATAGGGTAGATTTCACTACCATGAACTGAATTACAAACTACCAGTATGCCTAATTTTAACAGCTGCAGTAAATTACTGTAAAGAAACAGGTGTGGTAAATAAATATGTGCCAAATTGCAAAAATACTTTTTCCTCCAACTTCGTAAGGCTAGTTTGAAGCCCCTGCACAATGGAAGAAACAATGACAGttgttaaaagaaattatacAACAGGACATTAACctgataaaaaataatgcaaagTAATATTCTATCAGGCACGTGATCATCACAATCTCGTTTCAGAGGAGTTTTATGAAGGTCGCTACACCTCCAAATTAGTTGCATTCTCGgtcaaaaaaattcatgaaaCACAGTTGAGTTACTAGCGAAATTTTGAAGACAAGTTGTAAAGAAAATACCCCGGCCACCGTGggagaaaaaggaaaaagcaGTGCAGTATGTAAACCACAACATGAACTTTTTGTACCGAACATAAGAAAAATATCATGCAAGCACTTCAATGATATTCGCTAAGATGTCACAATTTAGCATGGAAGCAAAATGTATTTCAAAGGTCAGACATGCAAAGTTGGTTTAAACTGTAGTATGAATATCTCTATTCAATAAGCATCTAGATCTACGACTGATATCCAAATCTTGATTTCTAATATGAGATACCAGATGTTCTTGAAGCAGATATATTATCTACAGCTCCCACAGAATTCCCTGTCTTTGTCTGACCTTTGCTTTCCTCCCTAGAAAGTCCCAGCAGCCTTGACTTTGATAAGCGCCTGATTGAGTGTATCAAAGGAACGTCTTCATCCTCCTCCTCTTGTTCGGATGCACTAATTGAATCCTCGTCTTCACTTGAGCTATGGTCATTAAAAAGCTTCTTTCCCGGTATGTTTTGCATTTTCCGTGGACGACCCCGACGCTTAACAGAAACCCCTTCTTTCTCATCTGAAAATGATTATTCCGTTAGTCTTTACTCTAATTATACCAAATCCCGACATCTAAAGTCACATAATATACTAAGAAAAGGAGATATATCTACTATCATTTAGTCATTactaatattgtaaaaaataaaattattgcaAGATGCGGCTAAATGGCAACTTTTAGTTCACAAGCACCATAGTGCTCAAATAGAATCAGCAAAGACCGTTTACATCCACCCGAGCATGACGAATTTGGCCCTTCTAAAGTTAGGGGTGTACTTTAGAGGATAAAGTGAAACAACCATTGAATAACAAAATTTAACGATCAAGATTGTAATAAAATATATGcacatgcaattttttttacagaaatatATGCACATGCATGCACTTTTTAAAAAGCAATTCCTACTTTAGAGGAGCCAAATCAAAACTAAATTGTCTTGATAATCTAAAGGTTATACAGTTATACCCATAAGCAGTTACCAAGTTGCATTGCTTATCTCGTATGAGAAGTAACCAACTTTGAATATTATCTCTTGAAGAGAACTTCAAATTCACAGTTACCAATACATGGCCAGAG containing:
- the LOC25499569 gene encoding 60S ribosomal protein L21-1 produces the protein MPAGHGLRSRTRDSFSRPFRKKGTIALATYLRTYHIGDYVDVRVNGAVHKGMPHKFYHGRTGRVWNVTKRAIGVEVNKQVRNKILRKRIHVRVEHVMPSRCTEEFRLRKIKNDQLKAEAKAKGEVISTKRKPEGPKPGFMVEGATLETVTPIPYDVVNDLKGGY